A portion of the Hydractinia symbiolongicarpus strain clone_291-10 chromosome 10, HSymV2.1, whole genome shotgun sequence genome contains these proteins:
- the LOC130662807 gene encoding uncharacterized protein LOC130662807 gives MKELNIASVYIFVSLIICWKAKGHNVIVNVTSTSKEYWVPRVTATIQLPQSETIHNILGQLCFIFHRSYEMSRYKENYPCETQANNLLLYEKKRRLYTTTKDGKPIRLRRFGIKNGTELMLYYL, from the exons ATGAAAGAACTAAATATTGCaagtgtttatatttttgtcagCTTAATAATCTGTTGGAAAGCAAAAG GCCACAATGTCATCGTTAACGTCACGTCGACCAGTAAAGAATACTGGGTACCGCGTGTGACCGCGACCATACAGTTGCCACAATCAGAGACTATTCATAACATCCTTGGTCAACTTTGCTTTATATTTCACCGCTCATATGAAATGTCTCGATACAAAGAAAACTATCCATGTGAAACACAAGCTAACAACCTTCTTCTATACGAGAAGAAAAGAAGATTATACACAACAACGAAAGATGGGAAACCGATTCGGTTACGTCGATTCGGAATAAAAAACGGAACAGAGTTGATGTTGTATTACTTGTGA